In the genome of Calothrix sp. PCC 6303, the window TATTTTCACTAGGTGTATCGCGGATTTCGATTACAGGGAAAGCCACATTTAGACCTAGGGCGCGGAATTTATTCAGGACGGGATAGGTAGGTTCATCATCACCACCACCTGTTTCAAAAATACCGACAGCTTGCTTTTCTTTTGCTGCACCCAAGATTGTACCCAAGGTGGTGATAGCATCTGAATTTGATGCTGGTGGCATCCCAATGACGATTCCCGCACAACGTCCCACTAGTTCCAAAAGTTCCTGTGGATCTGCTGTTCTTAAGTCTACAGTTTCTACGGCGACACCAGTTTTACTAATACCACCAGCGATTGATTGAGCAATGCGATCGCTTGCGCCGTATTCTGATACATAAAATATGCCGACGGTTGTCTCTGCTTTGGTTTGGGTTTGACTCCAATTTCGGTAGCGTCCAGTTAATTCGGCGACGTTGTGCCGTAATAAGGGTCCATGTCCAGTGGCGATGGTGTCTACTTTTGGTAGTTCACCCATCCGTTTTAATGCGGATATAACCGACCGGGCATTTGGTGCCATCAAGCACTCGTAGTAGAAAGCATAATCGGGAGAAATCGCTTCCAAATCTTCATCAAATGTTGCTTCAGTGCAGTAATGTAGCCCGAATGCATCACAGGTGTAGAGAGTTTGAGTTAGATGATCAAAGGTAAAAATAGTATCGGGCCAATGTAAATTAGGCGCAATCACAAACTCTAGTTCATGCCCATTCCCCAAATCTATTTTGTCACCATTTTTGACAATTTGCCGTTTGAAAGGGGTGTGAACGAGATTTTCTAGAAATTGAATTGCTACTTTAGAACCAACCACCGTAATATATGGGGCAAGTTGGAGAACATCTTTTACCAAGCCACTATGATCTGGTTCCGTATGGCTAATAATTAAATAATCAACTTTGCTGATATCTACCAAGCCCTTGAGGGTATCAAGATATAGCTGACGAAACTTCTCATGGGAAGTATCAACTAATGCTGTCTTTTCGCCACGAATAATAAACGAGTTATATGTAGTACCGTTTTGTAAACCGAACTCGATATCAAACCGATCTCGATCCCAATCTAGGGAACGAATGGTAGTGGTATCGGTTGCTATATCTTCAACTTGTATAGTTAGCCGTTTCTGGATTTTCTCGGTGAGTGCCACCATAACTAGCCTCCTGATCTAAATTAAGTATTTATTACCTTTGTCTCTATTGTGGCACGAGATAAATGTAAATAATTATTAAATAAACTATGGATAAGTTAAAGAAAACAAAATCTTCAGAATCTGTAATCAGGTTGATAAGATAATACGATTTGCTTCAGGGCTAAATTGGAAATTTTAAGTATGCCTGAAACTTGGTTAGCTTTAATGATTGGCAATTCCCGTCTGCACTGGGGATTATTTAGAGGTGAAACCCTCATAGATACCTGGGATACCAATTATATTGATGCTGATACTGTGCAGCAGCTAGCTAAATGTGAAAATATTGGGGATTTTTTCCATCTAGTGAATGCAGAAATAGAAACCGATATTTCACCTTGGGAATTATCCCCGATCCAGATTGCGATCGCATCTGTAGTTCCAGCCCAGTTTATGGTTTGGCAGAATTACCCCTTAGTCAAAATAATTACTCTCGAACATATCCCAATTAAAGCTCTGTATTCCACCTTTGGCATCGACCGAGCCTTAGCTGTAGTAGGTGCTGGAAGCTATTTTGGTTTTCCGGCTTTAGTTATTGATACGGGAACTGCACTCACATTTACAGGTGTAGATAAATACAAAAACTTAATTGGTGGCGCTATTTTACCAGGATTGGGTTTACAGCTAGCAACATTGGGTCAAAAAACCGGACAATTACCCCAAGTAGAGATACCGAAACAGTTACCGCAGCGTTTCGCTTTAAATACTTCTGAAGCGATACAAAGTGGAATTATCCATACTTTGTTAGGAGGAATTAGGGATTTTGTGGAAAATTGGTGGCAAGATTTCCCACAAGGACAGGTAGTGATGACAGGAGGCGATCGCGTGATCATCCAATCCTACCTAAAATCGTTATATCCCCAACTTGCAAACCACATCATCATTGAAGCAAATTTGATATTTTGGGGACTCAGCAAAATCATGACAACAACTAACCAATAACTGGTAAACCTAAGAAATCTCGGATTTCTTCAGCCACTTCACCACTACATGACTGGGGTAAATCATTTTCCCCATGGGTGATTATTTGCATTTTTGCTCCCGATATCAATCTTGTGTAAGCTTGACTAGCTGTAAAAACCTCCTGACGATCTTTACCACCATGTAAAATCAGAGTACGACATTGATGTAAATTGAAGCGATTGTCCACTAACTCAGCCTGAAGTTCTGGTAATTGGCGGTTAAATAATAGCTCACACCCTACAGGATACTGCTCCATTATCAAACGCGATCGCCATTCTTCCTCAACCTTGATTTCCCAACCAAATACCTTAGCAATGGGACGTAGCAACCGCAACAAAGCAAAACTCAACTCAGAACGGTTCAAAATTCGCTGCATTTGCCGCCAATACTGCTCAATTCCTGGAGTTTTTACACCTTCAGGAGCCAAAAGTACCAAACCACTCACACGTTCAGGGTACTTCAAAGCATAACTTGCCGCAATCCAACTTCCTAGAGAATGACCCACTAAATAGACTTTCTCTAGTCTTAATTTTTCAATCCACTCAGCGATAGTTTCCACTTGCAAATCAATAGAGTAATGGATTTCGGGAATTTCAGACTCACCAAATCCTAGTAAATCAGGTGTTAAACAGTGAAAATCACTGCCTAGCATTTCCATTACGCTTACCCACTGGCTGCCATCACTCCAAGTCCCATGTAAAAATACTACTGGTATTCCCTGACCAACTTCCCGCCAAAACAGCAACCCATGAGTTAGTTTTCTCCGGGAGTTACGAAACAAAGCTTCCATCTTAAATTTAATAATTAAGCTCAATTAAGTATTTTATACTACCTGTTTGAAGGTTCTAGATAAAAGTGCATCTAAAAGTAATGGCAAAACCAGCAGATACAAGCACTAAAAAACTCATTAGCCTTGCACCCGATAACTGGGTGCAATGGGTCACAAATATTCCCAACATCAAAGCAGGTGAAATTTTATCAGGGGAGTTTCAATGGATAAGTAGAGAAACAGATGTATTAATTCATGCAAGTAGTCCTGATTATGGAGAATTTTTGGTATTAAACGAACTACAATTACGCTACAGTTCCAAAATGCCCCGTAGAATGCGAGCTTATGCGGCACTTGCAGAGGAAAAATATGAATTGCCAACTTACCCAGTTTTAATTAATATTTTGCAAACCACCGATGTGGAAATCCCCACAAATTTTACATCAAATCTGGCTGGGTTGAGGGCAATTCAAGATTATCGGGTAATTAATCTATGGGAAGTTGATGTTAATGTTGCTTTCCAACAACCTTTGCCATCATTACTTCCTTTTGTACCAATTCTCAAAGGAGGGAATGATGAATCTATAATTAGGGAAGCGCTACAAGTTTTACGTCAGGATCAAGACTTAAATCAATTGGAGACGGTTCTAGCATTTTTTGCTACTTTTGTACTAGAAAGTGGGTTAGTTAAAGACATCATGAGGTGGGATATGGGAGTTTTACGCGAGTCACCATGGTATCTAGAAATATTGCGTGAGGGAGAAGCACGAGGGGAAACCCAAGGACGGAAAGAGCAAATGCTTTCTAATATAGAGATGAGTTTGGAGGCAAAATTTGGTAGTGAGGGATTGGAATTAATGCCGCGAATCTCCCAAATTATGAGTTTAGAAGAACTGCAAGGAATTTTGCGAAGTGTGGTTTTAGCCAATTCTTTTGAGGAACTCAGACAAGCTTTATAACGATTAAAATCCCGCTGATTTGGTGTCCTACGGTGTAGACACATCTTTGTTACAAAATCAAAATCGTCGTAGATTACCCTAAACCCACGCCATATGCTAAACGTCCAATGCAGTGGCTCGCCTTTTTAAGGGGTAATTTGAAAGGCATTTGCCCCCTTATTCTTGGCGTTCGCCCTACAGCCCTGCGGACATCCTACGGGGGGCGTGGCGTATAGCCCTAGCCCTTTCAGGGCGGCTACGCCTACGGCATTCCAGAAAGGCGTTCGCCTTTGGCGTGTGCGAAGCACTCAGCCTGCCGACAGCATAGCCTCAGGCGCTCTGTTCACCGTAGTTGTTCCCGCAGGGTAAGAGCTAGGGGGTTTGGGAGATCAAAAGCCAGTGATACAACTCTAGAAGACTTGTGTGTACACCGTAGAATTTGGTGCCAGGGGTCAGTCAGTTCATATGACTAAGATAGTTAAAGGCTAACCGCTTACAGGACACTCAAGCAAGTGTAGTTAAACCATTTAAGTAGTCTTGCAATTGCCGAGTATGATCATGGGACATTTTCTCAGATGGTAAAGAATCAGGTGTAAATGCTTGAATTTCCATTACTTCCAAAGTGTCTTCAGCTTGCATATCACCATCAACATCGACTTCCACAACTACACAAATCGAGTGGATTCTAGGGTCACGGTCAGGTGCAGAATATACTCCTACTAAACGGCGAATCTTGACTAAATTCAGCCCCGTTTCTTCCTTTAGTTCACGCTTGATTGTATCGGGAATATTTTCTCCCCAGTCAACCATCCCTCCAGGTAATGACCAGCAACCATCATCTCGTCGTCGAATTAATACTATCCGACCATCTGGCAAAATTGGGACGATACTTGTACCAGGTATCGGGTGACGAAAAATAACACCTAGCACAGTTTGTCCAAAACGCCATAAGTTACGTGTAAACTGAATTGTCACTGCAAAAATAGCAAGAAGGTTTAAGTTTCAAAACGTATATTCTACTCTAGATTTTTTCTTCTCTGGCAAGTTCTCGAAAACCGAAAAATTGAGTTTTGAATTATATAATTTCTCTAGAGTTAGGATTTTGTCATAGCGTCTGCTATGGAACAGATCCAATAGTAGCACCTGATAAAATAAAACACGGGAACTTTTGGCTATTCCCTAACCTTGATAACTTTTCCAGTCAGTTAAGCAAAATTGATTACACCTATAGTCTTTGTGTCGCCTGTTGAGAGTTCCCTTGCTTCTGCCTTTTGGATGACCATTGACAGTGCAATGCAATATAAGGTAGTCTAGATTGCTGTTTAAAATAAAATGATAGCTAAACTAAGCTCAAACATATCAGTGATAGCTGGTATGTGAAACCGACTGAATAGTGCTTAGTAGTAGCTTTTTTGTTGTTTATTCATTAGAGGTGAACATGGCAAAGCGCCGTAACCCGAAAAAAGAGAAGGCGCTACGGAACCAGGCTTACGCCCGTAAGTTTCGTAAACGGACGACTACAGGACGAATGCAGCGAAGATTCCAACAAAGACCGCCGAAGAGTGAAGAAGATGAAGGCGCAGCAGCAATGGATACCGAATAGGTACCTGGCGAGCGTATAAATTTTTTAAGCTTTTTTAATAGTAAAGGGTGTACATAATTTTTGTGTACACCCTTTATTGTTTGGGAATGGGGAATGATTCTGCTGTTAGCTAAAACTCAGGTACTCCCCCACTCCCCACTTTACTTATGTGACACGGTATGGTGTGCAGATGCGATCGCGCTTTTGATTTGATCAAAGCCTGTGCCACCAAAACTGTTGCGTGCAGCCACTACTTGGCGGGGTGCGATCGCATCATAGATATCTGCCTCAAAAGCTGGATGTAGTTGTTTCCACTCCTCTATAGTTAGATCTTTGAGGAGTTTTCCAGCACTGACACTGGTTTTGACAACTTTTCCCACCAAGTTATAAGCTTCGCGGAAAGGAACCCCCTTAGTCGCTAAATAATCTGCCACATCGGTGGCATTGGAAAAGTCTTCACAAACTGCTTCTGCGAGACGTTTTTGTCGGAATTCCATCCCTTCCCCTAACAAAATTGTCATTGCTTCCAAGCAAGCCTTAACTGTATTGACAGTATCAAATATGCCTTCTTTGTCTTCTTGAAGGTCTTTATTATATGCCAGCGGTAATCCCTTCATAATTACCAACATCCCTTGTAAATGACCAAATACCCGCCCAGTTTTTCCCCTTACCAACTCTGGAACATCAGGGTTTTTCTTTTGGGGCATAATGCTAGAACCAGTCGCACAACTGTCTTTGAGGGTGACAAAGCCAAATTCTTCGCTTGCCCAGAGAATTACCTCCTCAGCTAGACGGCTTAGATGTACCATAATTAAACTGGCAGCAGCTAAGAATTCAATAGCAAAATCTCGATCGCTAACACCATCCAAGCTGTTTGCATAGACATCATCAAATTCCAAGATTTTGGCACTATAGTGACGGTCGATAGGGAAAGTCGTCCCCGCCAAAGCACCACAACCCAAAGGCGAGATATTTACCCTTTTAGAAACATCACCCAAGCGTTCCCAGTCCCGCTGTGCCATCTGAAAGTACGCCAGTAGGTGATGTGCCAAACTGATGGGTTGAGCGCGTTGGAGGTGAGTGTAGCCAGGAATCAGAGTCTCTATATTTACTTCAGCAATGCTCAATAAAACCTGTTGAAACTCCCGCAGTTTTTGGCGAATTTCTTGAATTTGATGGCGTAAATAAAGCCGGGTATCAGTACCTACTTGGTCATTTCGAGAACGGGCAGTATGCAGCTTTTTACCTACATCCCCAACTATTTCTATTAGTCGCCGTTCCACAGCAAAATGCACATCCTCGGCATCAATCCCCGGATTAAACTTGCCTTGACGGTATTCTTGGCGAATTTGCTCTAAACCTGCGTATAATTGCTCACCTTCATCTGGAGAAATGATTCCCGTATGAGCTAACATTTTTGCATGTGCTTGGGAACCAGTTAAGTCATATTCGATTAACTCAATATCGAAATTAATACTCGCATTAAAAATAGCGATCGCTGGATGCAGCGCTGATTCAAATCGTGGACTCCAATTGGATTCTGATTGTTGGGTCATAAATATAGGGAAGGTTGTTCAAAGCAGCCTTACAGGGCTTA includes:
- a CDS encoding pantothenate kinase, giving the protein MPETWLALMIGNSRLHWGLFRGETLIDTWDTNYIDADTVQQLAKCENIGDFFHLVNAEIETDISPWELSPIQIAIASVVPAQFMVWQNYPLVKIITLEHIPIKALYSTFGIDRALAVVGAGSYFGFPALVIDTGTALTFTGVDKYKNLIGGAILPGLGLQLATLGQKTGQLPQVEIPKQLPQRFALNTSEAIQSGIIHTLLGGIRDFVENWWQDFPQGQVVMTGGDRVIIQSYLKSLYPQLANHIIIEANLIFWGLSKIMTTTNQ
- a CDS encoding diflavin flavoprotein, with amino-acid sequence MVALTEKIQKRLTIQVEDIATDTTTIRSLDWDRDRFDIEFGLQNGTTYNSFIIRGEKTALVDTSHEKFRQLYLDTLKGLVDISKVDYLIISHTEPDHSGLVKDVLQLAPYITVVGSKVAIQFLENLVHTPFKRQIVKNGDKIDLGNGHELEFVIAPNLHWPDTIFTFDHLTQTLYTCDAFGLHYCTEATFDEDLEAISPDYAFYYECLMAPNARSVISALKRMGELPKVDTIATGHGPLLRHNVAELTGRYRNWSQTQTKAETTVGIFYVSEYGASDRIAQSIAGGISKTGVAVETVDLRTADPQELLELVGRCAGIVIGMPPASNSDAITTLGTILGAAKEKQAVGIFETGGGDDEPTYPVLNKFRALGLNVAFPVIEIRDTPSENTYKLCEEAGTDLGQWVTRDKSIKAMKSLSADLDKALGRISGGLYILTAKRNDVQSAMLASWVSQASFKPLGVSIAVAKDRAIESLMQVGDKFVLNVLEEGNYQPLMKQFLKRFAPGADRFEGVRTYPSQNGAPILADALAYMECEVSSRMDTGDHWIVYCSIYAGRVSKPEGLTAVHHRKVGNHY
- a CDS encoding alpha/beta fold hydrolase; protein product: MEALFRNSRRKLTHGLLFWREVGQGIPVVFLHGTWSDGSQWVSVMEMLGSDFHCLTPDLLGFGESEIPEIHYSIDLQVETIAEWIEKLRLEKVYLVGHSLGSWIAASYALKYPERVSGLVLLAPEGVKTPGIEQYWRQMQRILNRSELSFALLRLLRPIAKVFGWEIKVEEEWRSRLIMEQYPVGCELLFNRQLPELQAELVDNRFNLHQCRTLILHGGKDRQEVFTASQAYTRLISGAKMQIITHGENDLPQSCSGEVAEEIRDFLGLPVIG
- a CDS encoding NUDIX hydrolase → MTIQFTRNLWRFGQTVLGVIFRHPIPGTSIVPILPDGRIVLIRRRDDGCWSLPGGMVDWGENIPDTIKRELKEETGLNLVKIRRLVGVYSAPDRDPRIHSICVVVEVDVDGDMQAEDTLEVMEIQAFTPDSLPSEKMSHDHTRQLQDYLNGLTTLA
- the argH gene encoding argininosuccinate lyase; amino-acid sequence: MTQQSESNWSPRFESALHPAIAIFNASINFDIELIEYDLTGSQAHAKMLAHTGIISPDEGEQLYAGLEQIRQEYRQGKFNPGIDAEDVHFAVERRLIEIVGDVGKKLHTARSRNDQVGTDTRLYLRHQIQEIRQKLREFQQVLLSIAEVNIETLIPGYTHLQRAQPISLAHHLLAYFQMAQRDWERLGDVSKRVNISPLGCGALAGTTFPIDRHYSAKILEFDDVYANSLDGVSDRDFAIEFLAAASLIMVHLSRLAEEVILWASEEFGFVTLKDSCATGSSIMPQKKNPDVPELVRGKTGRVFGHLQGMLVIMKGLPLAYNKDLQEDKEGIFDTVNTVKACLEAMTILLGEGMEFRQKRLAEAVCEDFSNATDVADYLATKGVPFREAYNLVGKVVKTSVSAGKLLKDLTIEEWKQLHPAFEADIYDAIAPRQVVAARNSFGGTGFDQIKSAIASAHHTVSHK